One window of the Dreissena polymorpha isolate Duluth1 chromosome 5, UMN_Dpol_1.0, whole genome shotgun sequence genome contains the following:
- the LOC127831148 gene encoding uncharacterized protein K02A2.6-like encodes MKSLARGYVWWPVLDAEVEDMVKKCDTCQSLRNLPPETPLHPWVRTSRPMERVHMDFADYKNQSFLIIIDSYSKWLKEVPMKSTTTQSTIEKLRFVFASTGLPEVDIVSDNGPQFKAAEFREFCSLNGIYHKFIPPYHPSSNGQAERTVQIVKHALRARLKNNDKRVHSVSVNHLLADFLLNYRITPHTTTGVESCVLFQGRQLRSQLSLTKPDKDGVVKKKQTGMKDQHDHPVKMREFVNEDLVAVKTNTTVGKWHWIPGVIHNVLGKVTYLVKLSSKIRYCHADHLSPRHLSMEMSSDSYRPFFESDVGPVLGNQVTSNTPVPRNTCPAVESATPLEVPTETNPIVEATSPAQKSPNQPVVPTSPRTFKHPQERRYPQRVRRPPKKLDL; translated from the coding sequence ATGAAATCACTGGCCCGTGGTTATGTGTGGTGGCCTGTCCTAGATGCTGAAGTGGAAGACATGGTCAAGAAATGTGACACTTGTCAGTCTTTGAGAAACCTTCCACCAGAAACACCACTGCATCCTTGGGTACGTACAAGTCGACCCATGGAGCGTGTCCACATGGACTTTGCGGACTACAAGAATCAATCATTCTTGATCATCATCGACAGCTACAGTAAATGGCTGAAAGAGGTTCCAATGAAAAGTACAACCACTCAAAGCACTATTGAAAAGCTGAGATTTGTTTTTGCAAGCACAGGTCTTCCCGAAGTTGATATTGTCTCCGACAATGGTCCTCAGTTCAAAGCTGCCGAATTCCGGGAGTTCTGTTCATTGAATGGTATTTATCACAAGTTCATCCCTCCTTACCATCCGTCATCTAATGGGCAAGCAGAGAGGACAGTTCAAATTGTCAAACATGCATTAAGAGCAAGGTTGAAAAACAATGATAAACGTGTGCATTCAGTCAGTGTCAACCATCTGCTTGCAGACTTCTTGCTGAATTACAGAATCACACCTCATACAACAACGGGTGTTGAATCATGCGTGTTGTTCCAAGGCAGACAGCTGAGATCACAATTGAGTCTGACAAAACCAGACAAAGACGGAGTCGTGAAGAAGAAGCAAACGGGGATGAAAGACCAACATGATCATCCAGTTAAGATGCGAGAATTCGTCAATGAAGATTTGGTTGCTGTTAAAACCAACACAACTGTCGGAAAGTGGCATTGGATTCCGGGCGTTATCCATAACGTGCTGGGAAAAGTGACATATCTGGTGAAATTAAGTTCCAAGATTCGATATTGCCATGCAGACCATTTGAGTCCGCGTCATTTATCAATGGAAATGTCATCAGATTCTTACAGACCGTTCTTTGAGTCTGATGTTGGTCCAGTACTTGGAAACCAAGTAACATCCAACACACCAGTTCCAAGGAACACCTGTCCAGCAGTGGAGTCTGCTACACCATTGGAAGTTCCCACCGAAACCAATCCGATTGTGGAAGCAACTTCACCGGCTCAGAAGTCACCAAACCAACCGGTGGTTCCAACTTCGCCTCGAACATTTAAACATCCGCAGGAAAGGCGCTATCCACAACGTGTTCGAAGACCACCCAAGAAACTTGATTTGTAA
- the LOC127831149 gene encoding trace amine-associated receptor 4-like gives METDAEILARLNHEEAKQYVGGVVFVALLMTAGIFGNLHVLYVYVFRMKSSNHRVFILTLATLDFITCVVGMPFIIVDLRNPLTFSLLAACKILRFVNYFICMTSAFLLIVIAVDRYRKICVPFGKQMSRMVAKVSCLVVIGFTLLLSWPAPVLYGQDIVMTSHENITGTRCYEENKYRGTKYMAYFNELLILVFFVAFVVLVVLYSLSWRVIRKQSLKRAEREGHRKTATKMLNVTSSVDHPAAQSVDSDDATNEQCDKNVKNEQPTISQSELSRRGDAEKTNHDHAKRTTVIFALITAVFVLSYFPQLSLKIITFLNPNFVPNMSFTGRVLYNTFIWCFFINNMANAYIYGFLDRRFRAEIRLLYGHLMFCRRT, from the exons ATGGAGACTGATGCAGAGATTCTTGCGAGACTTAACCACGAGGAGGCGAAGCAGTACGTGGGTGGGGTAGTATTCGTGGCGCTGCTCATGACGGCGGGGATATTCGGCAACCTGCACGTGCTCTATGTGTACGTGTTCCGCATGAAGTCCTCCAATCATCGAGTGTTCATCCTTACCTTAGCGACACTCGACTTCATTACGTGCGTGGTGGGAATGCCGTTCATCATCGTGGACCTCCGCAATCCGCTCACATTCAGCCTGCTGGCCGCATGCAAGATCCTCCGCTTCGTCAACTACTTTATCTGCATGACTTCCGCCTTCCTGCTGATCGTCATCGCCGTTGATAG ATACCGGAAGAtttgtgttccttttggcaaacaGATGTCCCGAATGGTTGCTAAAGTATCGTGCCTTGTGGTTATCGGTTTCACCCTACTGCTATCCTGGCCCGCCCCCGTGCTGTATGGGCAGGACATcgtgatgacgtcacacgagaACATCACGGGCACGCGCTGTTATGAAGAGAACAAATATCGGGGAACAAAATACATGGCGTACTTTAACGAGCTTCTTATACTCGTGTTTTTCGTGGCGTTCGTCGTTCTCGTGGTTCTTTACTCGCTGAGTTGGAGGGTCATACGGAAACAAAGCTTGAAACGCGCGGAACGTGAAGGCCATAGGAAGACAGCAACGAAAATGTTGAACGTGACGTCATCAGTGGACCACCCCGCCGCTCAATCGGTAGACAGTGACGACGCAACAAATGAACAGTGCGACAAAAATGTCAAGAACGAACAACCTACTATCAGCCAGTCTGAATTGTCGCGGCGTGGAGACGCCGAAAAAACCAACCATGATCACGCCAAACGGACGACAGTGATATTCGCTTTAATCACAGCAGTCTTCGTATTGAGCTACTTCCCACAACTGTCGTTGAAGATCATCACTTTCCTGAATCCAAACTTCGTGCCCAACATGAGTTTCACTGGCCGTGTGCTCTACAACACTTTCATCTGGTGTTTCTTCATCAACAACATGGCTAATGCTTACATTTACGGTTTCCTGGACCGGCGATTCAGAGCGGAAATAAGACTCCTTTACGGACACCTAATGTTTTGTAGGCGGACATAG